The sequence below is a genomic window from Candidatus Brocadiia bacterium.
CCTTATGGCAGTCGGGCCGACGGCAAGGCATTTCGGGTAATGTATCTATCAGTTTCATATTTTTTATTATACGTATTCTATATTTTGCATTTGGAAAATCAACTTTTTATTGACATTAATGCAAATATGCTATAAATGGGAACTTAAATTATGGCAATGAAACTTCCAGGTAAAAGCCGTATATCAGCGGCCGCTCATAAGGCGCCAGAGGTAAAAAAGGCACCGGAGCCCGCGGCACCGCCCTCACCGTCCGCCTATCCGATGAAGACGGCCATAACCTTCGGCGTGCTCCATGTAATATTCGCTTTATCTGTCACCGTCTGGAACTTTAACCTGAGCATTTTGCAACCCAACAGCGCCGATTGGATTATCAGATTACTGGAAATCCCGGGCGCCCTGTTTGTCAGCCTGATCGGACAGGCCGATAATGTCAACTCATTCCTGCCCTATCTTATTGTTTACCTCATCAATACACTTATCTATGCTGCCATAGGCTATGGCGTCGGCATCCTTATAATAAAATATAAGATAGACGAGGAATTAAAAACCATCCTCCATCTGGAGGAAGAAGCATATCAATAGTTCCGGATTGCATCCGCTGATAATATTTTTACTGAAAGGAGAATTTATATGTTCAAAAGATTAACCATAGCAACCGTAATAGCCGTACTCATCGGAGGATTTTATATGAATATCCACAGCGAAGAAAACGATAACGCTAATATCAAAACAACAACACCGGTTCTTAAAGTATCCATAGAAATTCCCAAGAGTATGGTCAATCTGGGCGAAAATGTTGACATAAACTTTACTTTGGCCAACCTTTCCCAGCAAAAGACCGATGTTATCAAGCCGATATTGGATGTTGACTCGGTTTCGTTCGAACTATCCCATACGCCGGACCAGGGTAAACCGTACAGCTTCACTTATACCATTATAAATCCTTCTGTTTACGAGCATTCCCGCGATAAGATGGAAAAAATAACTCTGGATAAGTTCGGGCTGCCCGGCAGCACAAATAAGATAACATTTTCCATTCCGGCCATAAAACAGGGGCGATGGACAGCCAAAGCTTTTTATAAAGGCGGGCCTAACACTGTCAACTCAGAGGTAGCCTCATTCGCATCCCTGCCGCCGGCCCAGGATGCGGCCAAGGCCGGTATGAAATCAAACAACAACGAAGTGACCGCTACTATCGAAACCAACAAAGGCAATATGACCCTTCGTTTCTTCCCTGAGGACGCGCCGAACCATGTAATAAATTTCATCCAACTGGCCAGGAAGGGCTTCTATAATAACCTGATTTTCCACCGGGTCATCAAGGATTTTATGATTCAGGGCGGCTGTCCGGAAAAAACCGGCCGGGGCGGTCCGGGATATAATGTAAAAGGCGAATTTAACCAGCGTCAGCATCTCAAGGGAACGCTTTCAATGGCCAGAAGTAAGAGCAACGACAGCGGCGGCAGTCAGTTTTTCATCTGTCTGGAAGCAAGACCTGACTTGGATAGAAATTACACCGTATTCGGCGAGATACTGGAAGGCATCAACGTGCTGGAAACCATCGGAAATGCCCCGACCAGCGGATCACAGGGTAAAACGCCAGACCGGCCGCTGGAAGATATGGTAATCAAGAATGTTACCGTCCAGACCAGGCCGGTGGTTGAACCAGCGCCATCCGGCAAATAAACAGGTCCCTCTCTTTGCGCCTGCTTGTATAATAAACTCTGCGGCAGTCTGGGAATTTTTCTTGACAGAATGCCTGATTTTGATTACTATAACGTGTCTATGAAAGTCACTTTTCTTGGTTCCGGAACAGGGATACCTTATACTCGGCGTGCTTCGCCCGGGATACTGGTTGAGTCAGGTAACATCCGTTTGCTTATGGACTCCGGCCCCGGCGCCTTAAGGCAGCTGGCTCAGCTGGGCATCAATTCACATCAGATTAGCCACCTGCTTTATACCCATTTTCACCCGGACCATACCAGCGACCTGATTACGTTCCTGTTCACAGCCCGTTACCAGATAACATCGCCCTTAAAAAACGGTCTGACCCGAGCAACACAAAAGTTCATTAATAGCCATAAAACCGGATTTCGAACCGCCCCGCTGACAATCATCGCGCCTAAGGGATTGAATAAATTCTACCGGAATATCCTTAACCTCTATTATAAGTGGATCGTACCCACTACCTATAAATTGACACTTAAAGAAGTACTGGAAAGTTCCTTCAAAGTCGGCAATCTCAATATCAAATCATCTGAGATGAAGCACGAAAAGTACAGCGTAGGTTATCGGCTGACAACTCCTGGCGGAAAAAGCCTGGTTTATTCAGGCGATACTGAATACTGCCCGAACATCGTACGGCTGGCCAAGAACTCCGATGTTCTGGTCTTAGAGGCCTCGGCTCCGGATGAAGTAGCTATGCCCTACCATCTCAGACCGCTGACCTCGGCCCGGATAGCATCCGAAGTAAACCCGAGAAAGCTTATTCTGACCCATCTTTATCCGGTCTGCGACGAACATAACATTACCAATCAGGTGCATAGTCATTGGCCCGGCAAAGTGGAAACAGCATTGGATTTCAAGAGTTTTAAACTGTAATATTTTATATTAATAGGAGGAATCAACATGTCAAAGAATGTAGTTTTCGATGAACAGATACGGCTTTTGCTTAAAAAAGGCGTAGACAAAACGGTCCGGGCGGTTAAATACACCTATGGCCCGGCCGGACGGGCGGTGATGATTGACAAGGGCTGGGGCAGCCCGTCCGTTACCCGGGACGGGGCCAGCGTAGCAGACGAAATCGATCTGATTGACCCGCAAGAAAATCTGGGAGCCCAGATGGTCAAAGCGGCCGCCTCTAAAACAAATGACGATACCGGCGACGGCTCAACCACTACCGTTATCCTGGTCGGTGCGATATTCACCGAAGGGCTCAAACACGTCACCGCCGGCGGCAACGCCATGGCCATAGGCCGGGGGATCAAAAAGGCTGTCGCCAAACTGACCGAAGAAATTAAAAAGATATCAGAACCGGTCAAGGTCGAACGCAGCAAAACCAACAAAATAATCAACCAGATAGCCACTGTGGCGGCCGGCAACGACCCGGTCATCGGGAAATTCATAGCTGACGCCATGGACAAGGTCTTGGCCGACGGCGTCATTACCATCGAAGAAGGCAAAGGCACCGAAACCGATGTCAAAATCGTCGAGGGTATGCAATTCGACCGCGGTTTCGTGTCGCCCTACTTCATAACTAACCAGGAAAAGATGGAAGTTATCCTGAACAACCCATACATTCTTATCTACGAAGACAAAATCTCCAACCAGAATGATTTAATCCCGCTGATGGAGTCGCTCATCAAGGAAAAACGCCCGCTTCTTATTATCGCCGAGGACATTGAAGGCGATGCCCTGGCTACGCTGGTCGTCAATAAAGTTAAAGGCACGCTGGAATGCGCCGCGGTCAAAGCGCCCGGTTACGGCGACCGCCGGAAGGAAATGATTGAAGACATCGCTATAATGACCGGCGGCAAGGCCGTATTCAAAGACCTGGGCGTAAACATCAAGAAACTGCCTAAGGAATACCTGGGCACAGCCCGCAAGGTCATTATCGATTCGGAAAATACCACCATCGTCGAAGGCGCCGGAACTTCCAAGGAAATTAAAGCACGTACCGAAAAAATAAGGTCAGAGATGGCCAAAAGCGATTCCGATTACGACCGGGAAAAACTCCAGGAACGACTGGCCCGGTTCAGCGGCGGAATCGCACAGATAAACATAGGCGCGTCCACCGAAACCGAACTCAAGGGCAAGAAAGAGCGGGCTGAGTCGGCACTGTCAGCCGTTAAGGCGGCCCTGGAAGAAGGCGTAGTCACGGGCGGCGGAATTGCGCTGCTCCGTATCACCAGCGCGCTGGATAAACTTAAGTTCGAAGGCGACGAACAGATTGGCGTCGAGGTCATCAGAAAAGCCCTGGAACTGCCCTTCCGCCAACTCATTGAAAACAGCGGACGCGAACCGTCATCAATACGACGCAAACTCAACTTATCCACTAAACCAGACTGGGGATTTGATATCCAAGCCGGCGAAATCCGCAACATGACCGAAGCAGGCATCCTGGACGCCACCAAGGTAGTTCGGACTGCATTACAAAACGCGGCCAGCGTAGCTGAACTGCTTTTAACCACCAACGCCGCAATCACCGATATCAAGGAAAAAAATGGGGGCGGACCGCAGATGCCTCCGGGCGGAATGCCCGGCATGGGCGGTATGCCTGGTATGGGTGGAATGCCCGGAATGGGTGGTATGCCCGATATGGGTGGTATGCCCGATATGGGTGGCATGGATATGCGCGGAATGGGTATGGATTAAAATTATTCTCCCCGCCATTAGCCGGGGGTCAAAGGAGATTAAATATGAATATCAGACCGTTAGAAGACAGAATCGTGATAAAACCACTTGAGGAAAAAACTACCACTGCCGGCGGAATCATCCTGCCGGATACAGTCAAGGAAAAACCCCAGAGGGGCGAGGTCGTAGCGGCCGGCTCCGGTAAAATTATGACCAGCGGTAAAAAAGCTCCTCTGATCCTAAAAAAAGGAGATACCGTCATATTCGGCAAATACGCCGGAACAGAAATCAAGGTCGACGAGAAAACTTACATCATAATGAAGGAAGACGAAATCCTGGCCCGGATAGAATAATAATAAAAGTCTGCGGGTAACGAGTTCATCGGCTCGAAAATGAACTATCTTATGAACTCGTAAACCCATGAACCTGAAGGAGTAAACTATGTCTAAGCAACTAATGTTCGATTACGAAGCGCACCAAAAAATACTTAAAGGCGCCAAGTCCCTGGCCGATACACTCAGAATAACCCTTGGCCCGACCGGGCGGAACGTCCTGCTGGATAAGTCGTTCGGTAACCCGGAAATCATCAAGGACGGCAATGCCATATCTAAAGAGGTAGAACTACCCGATCCGTTCGAGAACATGGGAAGCAAAATGATCAGCGAGGCCGCTTCCAAAACTTCCGACGTCATAGGCGACGGCGCATCTGTCTCGGCCCTGCTGGCTTACGCCATATACGAATCCGGACTTAAATACCTGACTTCGGGCGCTAATCCGGTCGGGCTCAAAAACGGCATAGAAAAAGCCACGTCCACAATAGTAGACACGCTTAAAGAAATGTCCAGACCGGCCACCGAAAAATCAGATTACCAGAATATTGCTACCGTTTCGGCCAATCGGGATGAGAAAATCGGCAAGCTTATCGCCGAAGCGATGACTAAAGTCGGCAAAGAAGGCGTGATTACGGTCGATGAAGGCAAAGGCCGGGAAACCACCCTGGAATTCACCGAAGGGCTATCGTTTGACAAGGGCTACATCTCGCCGTATTTCGTAACCAACCCGGAGAATCTGACCTGCGTCTTGAACGACTGCTATATCCTGCTCTACGAAA
It includes:
- a CDS encoding peptidylprolyl isomerase; translated protein: MFKRLTIATVIAVLIGGFYMNIHSEENDNANIKTTTPVLKVSIEIPKSMVNLGENVDINFTLANLSQQKTDVIKPILDVDSVSFELSHTPDQGKPYSFTYTIINPSVYEHSRDKMEKITLDKFGLPGSTNKITFSIPAIKQGRWTAKAFYKGGPNTVNSEVASFASLPPAQDAAKAGMKSNNNEVTATIETNKGNMTLRFFPEDAPNHVINFIQLARKGFYNNLIFHRVIKDFMIQGGCPEKTGRGGPGYNVKGEFNQRQHLKGTLSMARSKSNDSGGSQFFICLEARPDLDRNYTVFGEILEGINVLETIGNAPTSGSQGKTPDRPLEDMVIKNVTVQTRPVVEPAPSGK
- a CDS encoding ribonuclease Z, whose product is MKVTFLGSGTGIPYTRRASPGILVESGNIRLLMDSGPGALRQLAQLGINSHQISHLLYTHFHPDHTSDLITFLFTARYQITSPLKNGLTRATQKFINSHKTGFRTAPLTIIAPKGLNKFYRNILNLYYKWIVPTTYKLTLKEVLESSFKVGNLNIKSSEMKHEKYSVGYRLTTPGGKSLVYSGDTEYCPNIVRLAKNSDVLVLEASAPDEVAMPYHLRPLTSARIASEVNPRKLILTHLYPVCDEHNITNQVHSHWPGKVETALDFKSFKL
- the groL gene encoding chaperonin GroEL (60 kDa chaperone family; promotes refolding of misfolded polypeptides especially under stressful conditions; forms two stacked rings of heptamers to form a barrel-shaped 14mer; ends can be capped by GroES; misfolded proteins enter the barrel where they are refolded when GroES binds), whose amino-acid sequence is MSKNVVFDEQIRLLLKKGVDKTVRAVKYTYGPAGRAVMIDKGWGSPSVTRDGASVADEIDLIDPQENLGAQMVKAAASKTNDDTGDGSTTTVILVGAIFTEGLKHVTAGGNAMAIGRGIKKAVAKLTEEIKKISEPVKVERSKTNKIINQIATVAAGNDPVIGKFIADAMDKVLADGVITIEEGKGTETDVKIVEGMQFDRGFVSPYFITNQEKMEVILNNPYILIYEDKISNQNDLIPLMESLIKEKRPLLIIAEDIEGDALATLVVNKVKGTLECAAVKAPGYGDRRKEMIEDIAIMTGGKAVFKDLGVNIKKLPKEYLGTARKVIIDSENTTIVEGAGTSKEIKARTEKIRSEMAKSDSDYDREKLQERLARFSGGIAQINIGASTETELKGKKERAESALSAVKAALEEGVVTGGGIALLRITSALDKLKFEGDEQIGVEVIRKALELPFRQLIENSGREPSSIRRKLNLSTKPDWGFDIQAGEIRNMTEAGILDATKVVRTALQNAASVAELLLTTNAAITDIKEKNGGGPQMPPGGMPGMGGMPGMGGMPGMGGMPDMGGMPDMGGMDMRGMGMD
- a CDS encoding co-chaperone GroES → MNIRPLEDRIVIKPLEEKTTTAGGIILPDTVKEKPQRGEVVAAGSGKIMTSGKKAPLILKKGDTVIFGKYAGTEIKVDEKTYIIMKEDEILARIE